CAGCGGAATTCATCGTCATAGAGAGTCACATTCCCACCGTTCCGGACCGCACGACACATGTCCTCGACAAAACTTCGATGCCCGTGCTGTGACGTGCCTGCCGTCAAGACAATCCTGACCGCCGTGTGGCGGGGATTCTGCAGGACAGAGTGCTCAGCTTCAAGCTTATTCTTTCCATAAATATTGATCGGGCTGGCTTCGTCCGATTCCCGATACCAGGTACCCGCGCCGTCGAAGACCTCCCCACTCGACAGAAACATAAAGGGAATGTCCTTGGAAAGGCGCGCCAGATGTGCCGTCGCCTCGACATTGATGCGTCGAGCTAGCTCAGGATTCTGCTCGCAGTCCCTGGTTCGGCTCATGGCCGCGCAGTGGATGACCGCGCTGGGGTTGAGATGTTCCCACATTCGCTCAACCGAGCTGAAATCCGTGAGATCAAGATCGGCCCTGGTGAGACCCTGTAGCTCCCAGTTTGGCGCCCATCGAGCAGCAGTCTTCACGAAGTACTGCCCGATCAGTCCTGCCGTTCCGGTGACGATGACACGAGGTGCCATGGGAACTGGCCTACTGCCGTGTCAATTTCCGGTACCGAATCCGGTGCGGCTGATCGGCGTCTTTGCCCAAGCGCCTCTTGCGATCTGCCTCATAGTCGCTATAGTTGCCCTCGAACCAGACGACTTTGCTGTCGCCTTCAAAGGCGAGAATGTGCGTAGCGAGCCGGTCGAGGAACCAGCGGTCGTGGCTGCTGATCACGGCACAGCCGGCAAAACTCTCAAGCCCTTCTTCCAGCGCCCGCAGGGTATTTACGTCCAGATCGTTCGTCGGCTCGTCGAGAATAATGAGGTTCGCACCCTCTTTCAGCATACGAGCAAGAT
The sequence above is drawn from the Nitrospira sp. genome and encodes:
- a CDS encoding NAD(P)-dependent oxidoreductase; the protein is MAPRVIVTGTAGLIGQYFVKTAARWAPNWELQGLTRADLDLTDFSSVERMWEHLNPSAVIHCAAMSRTRDCEQNPELARRINVEATAHLARLSKDIPFMFLSSGEVFDGAGTWYRESDEASPINIYGKNKLEAEHSVLQNPRHTAVRIVLTAGTSQHGHRSFVEDMCRAVRNGGNVTLYDDEFRCPLPAGVIARAIWELLDRNQPGLYHLGGYERLSRWEIGQALLPWYPELRGRLIQGTSRDHQGAPRPADLSLNCDKLQRLLSFQIPGFGSWLTSRTHTGTDLWDFEPGVS